A single genomic interval of Zingiber officinale cultivar Zhangliang chromosome 4A, Zo_v1.1, whole genome shotgun sequence harbors:
- the LOC121972080 gene encoding uncharacterized protein LOC121972080 produces the protein MIAISARNQASNSFRSPPTMSFRSIASLPLLLPLLFLLHFSSAAAGDDNLTAYQVLASYDFPPGLLPQGALGYNLDATTGAFSAYLNGSCSFSLEGSYQLHYKSTVTGVISTGRLSDLHGVSVKVLLFWVNIIEVRRLTDSLRFSVGIASADFAISNFYISPRCGCGLNCTDGDDSQESIRSPLRLPGRHQDAVSYT, from the coding sequence ATGATTGCGATCTCCGCAAGAAACCAAGCGTCGAATTCATTCCGCTCGCCACCGACGATGTCCTTTCGATCGATCGCCTCCCTCCCCCTCCTCCTACCCCTCCTCTTCCTGCTCCATttctcctccgccgccgccggcgATGACAATCTGACGGCCTACCAGGTCCTCGCATCGTACGACTTCCCGCCGGGCCTTCTTCCCCAGGGCGCACTCGGCTACAACCTCGACGCCACCACTGGTGCTTTCTCTGCCTACCTCAACGGATCCTGCAGCTTCTCCCTCGAGGGCTCCTACCAGCTCCACTACAAATCCACCGTCACCGGCGTCATCTCGACCGGACGCCTCTCCGACCTCCACGGCGTCAGCGTCAAGGTCCTCCTTTTCTGGGTCAACATCATCGAGGTCCGCCGCCTCACTGACTCCCTCCGCTTCTCCGTCGGCATCGCTTCTGCCGACTTCGCCATCAGCAACTTTTACATCTCCCCCCGCTGCGGCTGCGGGTTGAACTGCACCGATGGCGACGATTCGCAGGAATCTATTCGATCCCCTCTCCGTCTTCCTGGCCGTCACCAGGATGCGGTAAGCTATACTTGA